The nucleotide window AAAGTTTTAAATGATACTCTTCGTAAATCTCTGAAATAATTATAGATAATCAGTTTTTCTATCTTTTAGAATAGGTTATAGTTAATGAATTTTCATTAGATTATAGTAAAAATGGTAAATCTACTAGATCCTTCAAATGTTATTACTCGAATGTTTCGTGCTGGAAAATATGATGAAATGTATAACTATTGTAAAGATTTACTAGATAAAATCCCTAATGATATGGTTGCACTTCAGAATATTTCACTGTCACTGATTCATATGAAAAAATATTCAGAGGCTATTGTTTATTGTGATAAAGTTTTAGAAATAAAACCTTCAGATATCTATGCATTAAAAAATAAAATTTATGCACTTGAAAGTATGAAACAATATAAACAAGTTTTAGAATTATGTGAAAAATTACTTTTAACTAACTCAAAGGATTTATGGACTTTAAACAGTATGGGGTTGTCTTTAAATGAATTAAATCGTCATGAGGATGCTATTGAATATTATGATATTGTTCTTGCAATTGATCCAAATGATGTTACTGCATTGATGAATAAAGCTATATCACTTAGTCATTTAGGAAATTATCAAGATGCACTAATCTACTATGATAGAGCTCAAATAATAGATCCAAATTTAAAAGAAATACCTATTGCTAAATCACATATATTTGAAAAATTGAATTTAAAAGATGATGCATTCTTAGCTGCTCAAGGAGTACTTAACAAAGATATGGAAAATATAAAAATTGATGCTAAAAAAAATAAATGTTCTGTTTTTCATCAATTTTGTAATGAAGAATTTGAAAATCTCAATTCTAAATAATTAATATTAATCTAAATCATTTTATAGAAAAGAATTTGTAATTAATTTAATGTTTACCGGGATTGTTGAAGGTGTTGGAACCGTAGAAAAAATTTCTAAAAATACTAAAAACAGAAGTGCAGTCCAAATGACTATAAATCTTGGTAAGCATTCAAAGGGATTAAAAATTGGTCAAAGTGTTGCTCTTAACGGTGTATGTCTTACGGCAATTAAACTTTCTAAATCTAATTGTGTTTTTGAGATGATTGAGGAAACCACAAAGAAAACAGATCTTGGAAATTTAAAAGTTGGTGGAGTTGTAAATATTGAACGAAGCTTAAAAGTTGGTGAACGACTTGAAGGGCATTTTGTTTTAGGTCATGTTGATGATGTTGCAATTATTAAAAAGATTATAAAAAAACCTAAAGAAATTCAAATCTGGTTTGAAATCCCTAAAAAATTATCGAAATATGTAGTTAAAAAAGGCTCTATTGCATTAGACGGAATCAGTTTAACTGTTGTTGATATTAAAAATAATCTTGTTTTGGTTTCATTAATTCCTCATACGATT belongs to Nitrosopumilus sp. and includes:
- a CDS encoding tetratricopeptide repeat protein, translating into MVNLLDPSNVITRMFRAGKYDEMYNYCKDLLDKIPNDMVALQNISLSLIHMKKYSEAIVYCDKVLEIKPSDIYALKNKIYALESMKQYKQVLELCEKLLLTNSKDLWTLNSMGLSLNELNRHEDAIEYYDIVLAIDPNDVTALMNKAISLSHLGNYQDALIYYDRAQIIDPNLKEIPIAKSHIFEKLNLKDDAFLAAQGVLNKDMENIKIDAKKNKCSVFHQFCNEEFENLNSK
- a CDS encoding riboflavin synthase, with amino-acid sequence MFTGIVEGVGTVEKISKNTKNRSAVQMTINLGKHSKGLKIGQSVALNGVCLTAIKLSKSNCVFEMIEETTKKTDLGNLKVGGVVNIERSLKVGERLEGHFVLGHVDDVAIIKKIIKKPKEIQIWFEIPKKLSKYVVKKGSIALDGISLTVVDIKNNLVLVSLIPHTIDVTNFHTKKIGDKLNIETDILGKYILK